The Drosophila innubila isolate TH190305 chromosome 2R unlocalized genomic scaffold, UK_Dinn_1.0 1_C_2R, whole genome shotgun sequence DNA window AAGGTGGCAGTGGCTCCAGTGTTTCGCCATCCTTGAGATTAGCATGCAAACTCTTGCGATACTCGTAAACCTGATTGTGAAAGCTGTTGCAGCCCGTATTAAACAGATCCACATCGTCCAGCTGTCCATAGCAAACATAATCCACCGCTACAATGAGATGAAAGTGAGAGAAAAGGGGGCACATTAAAGTTTACCGAAAAACTGCTGCTGAATTCGATTCCATTGCCCTTTTTGGATATTTTGCAAACACATGGACCAAGAGCTCATTTAAATCATCACTAGGCTGAATTTCAAAAGCCAAGGAAATGGAACTCGCAGAGTTTTTCataaacacaaacataaaATACTTACATGGCATATCTATTTTATAGAttaatcttttctttttcgtttCGAAACACCCGTCCATGTGTTAAAATATTCACAAAAGACAATGTAcacaagtttttaaaataaaattgatttaacttTAGCTGGGCATCTACCAGGGAccgcaaataataattatgagtttgaaaaatttgaagCCCAAAAAGCCTTCAAAAAGAGAGCggaaaaatacacacaatatatttttttacatcaaatttgaaaaaacatGATAAActtttactatatatttttaatttaaaaatcatttttatttattaaaataattgtaagcaataaaaatcaaaaataatttttatattacataattcttcttataaatttttatttttaaaatcaaaaataagaattacttgtcaagtttaataataaaaattaaaaataagaattgttttaatttttatataaaaactacataaatatttattttcgatttttattatttaaaatttttttgatagtttaaaaatgatttctttaaaaaaataaaataaataaatattttctaattttaaatttaaaaatcattttgaaatattaaaataaatttaagcactaagaaaattaaaaataattattatataattaaactttacttctaatttttaatttttattttaaaaatcaattaaagaatTACTTGtcaagttttataataaaaattaaaaataagaattttattttaatttttatataaaatttgaaatataattatattatattttaatttttatatataatttgaaatataattatttttggatttttattatataaatttattttaataataaaaaatgatttctttaaaaaaataataattattttctaatttttttataaaaaaaaaagttataaatgttACGGTCCCTGGCATCTACAGACATCCGCATGCATGCATCAGCTAAATAACTAGTTCTTCAAGGGATTTCATCCATTTTTACTTTGaggtaataataaatattttgtgctgTATCCTATAAATACTCTTTTTTACTTCTTATTTcacacaaattattttatcaatCAATACGGCATAAGCCGTATCAAAAACtacaatatatgaaatataaaaattaattttttattgagctGAAACTTACCAGCAGCTAATTGACCATTCTCCAAACTGTTGGCATCATTCTTGAATCCCATTTCGCGCATGTCCACCAGACATTTATCCTGGCGCTGTTTGAAGCGCCCAATGGCATAGGTCATTAGGTAGGACAAGTGTATGTACAGCTCCTTGAGATCCGTATATGAGCGTGCCTGATTGTAGGCATTGGAGTGGGTGAGTGTCTGCAGTTTGCCGGTCAAATGCGTACAGATTTCCATGGCATTGAAGATCTGATCCTGCAGTTGGGAGCGCGCTGTGCCAATCGCAGTGTTGGGAAACATGTGACGCACTAGGGTGGGTCCCTTGGCCACCGAGGCGGGAGTCATCATAATGGTGGTGCCGCCATTACTATTCGGAGCAGTTGTTGCGGATGATGTTGGCGGCAAATTCACTGAGTGCACTTGACTGCCGTTGTTGACACGCACAATTTGTGGCGCTCGCTGCTGTTGATTCGTCTGCGGATTGTAGATGCCCATGTTGGAGCCAAAGCCGGGATTGTTGGACATCATGCGCGGCTGTGGTGGCGCTGGACGTTGACGTATGATAACCTGTGGACTGACGGACAGCGGAGCAGACGCCAGTGTCGTCGAGGGCTGTCCGCCAAGTGGCACCTGACGTTTGACCTGTATTATTAAGAATTGGTATTTATTAATGATATAAAAAGTGGACAACTTTATCAAACATTTACCTGTATTAGTCGACCATTGGGCAGGCGATAGGAGTCCTGCTGTGCAGCGCTATTGAGATCGACACGAAATCCATTGATTGTATGGAATACGGGTCCAGGAGTACGTATGGCATTGGGCACCACAGTGCGACGCACCACTGAAGCGGGAGCAGCTGGTTGGCGGTAACGCATTCCCGAGCTGCTCAGCACCAACGGCGGGGGAAGACTGCTGCGAGGGGTGACAGAAGTGTTGCCGTTGCTGATGCTTGTACTCGGACCGGGAGTGGGACTGGGTCCAGTGTAGTTCTGCTGTACGGTCATGATGCGCGGCGTGGTTGTTATGTTTGATGATGGTGCTACATTGCGTGCCGCTGGCTTCTGTGCCACGGAGATTTGACAGTCCGGTTCCAGCATGCTGAGCAGATCGGGAGTACACACAACTTCATCGTTGGAAGATTTGGGACGCTTGGCAGGCGGTCCCTGCGGCTTGGACGCTTTCTTGGCTGAATTCACAGAGCTGGCATGACTGCGCTTGGAAGCATTCGACTCCAGGCTCTCCATGGAGTCGGACAGACTGTTGGCCTTTGCCTTGGCCAGGCGACAACAATTGCTGCCGTCCTTGCTCATCAGTCTACGCAATTCCCCCTCAGGCAATGGAATTGTTTGCAGTCCACTGCAAAAGACACAagatacaatatatttaatatgggATTAGTAACTTGTTTTGGCTGCCACTCACTTCTTTTGTGTCTCTATGTAATTAACCAAAGCCCAGTGCTGAGCACGCAGTGGCCATAAGATTTTCGAGGTGCACTTAAAGCAATTCCAGTTCTCATTCTGCTCAATATCCACGATAACACCACGCGATAGATTCTTGACGATGCACGATTTACAGAATACAAATGGGCAGGTGGAGCAGCAATAGACCTCACCGCCCTGGCCACACCAGCGACAGTACAGCTCGGAGCCGTCTTCTCCTTTAGAGAACTCGCCGCTGTTGTAGAAGTCGTGACACTTGACGCAGTGCGTGACACGCAGTATCGGATGCATTTTGATGTTGCTCTCGGAGTTCGCAGCTGTGCCAATGTGTGTCCGGCAGACTGTGCAGTGTACTTTGCGCTGATTAACTATGTCCACCGTGGgatacattttcaaataaaagcgTCGTTCCTCCTCGGAAATGCTAGCGtccatttcaaattttgtacctgtgtatttatatacattagtCAATCTATATACAAACTGCAAATGGGGCTGCGCTGGACGACGCCGGCACACTTACCCGTAAAATCAAAGTCATAGACTTTCAGGGATGGCGAAGGCGTTGCTGGCTTCGCAAGCTTCGCCACAGCATCGCTGCTTGGAGTGCTGCTCATTTTGCCAAGAACTATGTTACCACCACACGTGTACTTCCAGCCTAGAAATTCCTTTTCTTTTATACACAAATTTGCagcggcggcaacaacaacaacacgtcGCGCTTTTTCTTCGCAACAATTAATAACACAAACACCAATGCATACCccaagtaacaacaacaacacgttAAATGATCACTGCCGCTTTGCAATTCGATTATTGtttcaattattaagtttaaattttgttgttcgttgaaagaaatataaagtaatttttcaCTCGACTGCTGTCGTACTATCTCGGGTTTTCAACATGGCAGCCACTTCGTGTGAGCCGACGAACCGAGCCGAACACACGAAGCATACATACAGAACTAGTTTTACCTCGACTCTGAACCGATAATGgaatatattgtaatttaatattttggttattaaaatataatcgtCTAAAGTTGATCAAAAACATTAGTCtactcttattttaaatagaaagtCTTCATCAAATATCAATTTCAACTACCGATCGcaagtatttaaatgttaatacatttttcaatattcttAAATCGTTCCTAAATATactcttatttatattttattgttcaaagtttcaatatatttaaaatatttaacaaaatccAGTTTAAAAGGAAACTCACGTCTACTCGACAACCCTAATAGTAACAAGTGGTCTCTTTCGCACTCATATTAAATGCGTTAAGGCACGAACATCTACGAAATACGAAAGACTAAATAAATTGTCATCATCACATTAGTTAGAAGTTATACACGTAAGCTAACAGGTAAAACgcagtttttatttgaatgtaattttaaagttcataaataataaacgatGAAATGTGAAAGTTACACAGCACTGCTATATTGCAACACTGATTACTCAATTTCtagcacattttttttggcactgttgccaatttagctactttatagctagttctggtAACCATCAAAGTTTGACATCCCAAAattccttaaaaattaaatttagccGTATATttggctattttaaaatagttctggtaatatatttttttgaaatctaTGCAATGCTCACGCAAAAACATTTAGATGTTTTCcagatatttttttctctaaaaagttggcattACTACGTAATTATCtcatgaaattcaattttgcaACACGTTTATAAAATGACCAATATCTGCAAACGGagcgtaatttatttatttttttagtgttttaGAAATAAACTGGCAGCACTTCTACTACACTACgacttaacaaaaatgaatACCCTTATTGTAAATTTGAAGGCGAAACTCAAAAATCATCGATAACCAGACGATATATAATGTCGACATTTTAATGtaacaattttgaatttaattctctaattaaatttgttgcaatttttttttataataacttaTCCCTTATTTTCCTGACTGACAACAGGTTTAGTCATCTGCCTTGTGAAATATATTTCCATTCAACAGTAGTTAAGGGAATACCCCTGTTGTAAGCTTGAAAACGATGTTTTGGAAAGCATCGATACtctgaatttgtattttatcgTATTATGCCGATACTGAGTCGACCGATTCATAGAAACACATCGATAAATTCGTTGAGAATATTCGTCGGAAGTTTTTTGTAAATACtgataatttatttctattttcccTGACTTTGACAGCAGATATAGTTTTTGTGCCTTGTGAAATATGTTTCAACTCAAATTGTAATCTGCCTTCTAGCAATCTCTACAGTTGTCAACGAAAATGGAGCCTGCATCTTCAAAATCCACAGCCGATGCCTTGGGCTCTGACTTCTTTTACGGCTGGGACTTGCTATATAAAACTGTAGATGGAATCATAGATAAGAAGGCGGATGTTTTGATGGTCCTTGCTCACTTCTTACTTACGAAGCATTACAAATTTCGTTGTGTTGGAATTGGTGATGACGTGAGTaaataatgcattaaaataaatgcactATCATCGTGtgtttacatatgtattgtattttgtgCAGAAAACTTTGCCCGAGGACGAAGATGGAAGTGAACTGATGCCAGATCATTGGAACGGCGATAATACAAAGTACTCTCTGCGTTATGTGCATAATAAAGCACTTTATTTGTTGCTGGGACATATCACTGAAGATGCCTTGATTGTCAACCTTTTGGACATTAATACCAAGAATGTGTCCAACATTTGTATCACGCCAGAGTCTTTGGTAGTCGAAGTAAAAGGCACTATTGCAAAAGTAATGCCAACTGCAACAGATATCGTTGAGCGATTTCGCAAAGAACTATGTGATCCAGTAAGACGCAATAATATTGAATTGCACATCagaattcaatatatatatttgaatttttcaggTTTTCACTGGCAACTCTCGAGAGGCAACTACTCAGACACAAACCAGCCAATCTCCGGCTCCAACTACAGATCCTTTGCGCATTGGTGAGCCTAGACGTCCAGGGTAAATGTTATAGATGACTAATTTGTTTAATGGGTGTTTtattactaaaattttaaaattttagatcgTTTATGCCGCACGGTTTTGAGCCACGACCATTTGGTTTTCCCGATGTTGGTCGCGGAGATCTAGATCCGTTAGGTCGCGGCCCTGGTAATCTATATTCCTTCGGCCCTAATTCAGGCTTGGCGCGTTTTGATCCCTTCAGCCCTATTCCACCACGCGGACCGGGTAGCATGGGACCGAATCCCGATCACATGCGTCCGCCAAATTGGAACCCAGATTACTACATGTAAAAAGCACAGCCGCTCAATGAAAATCAAGGCTAATCAAATCGATAGTTtgtagttttctttatttgactctgaaaatacattaataaatcccatagaatggaaaaaaatggacaagaaacgcatttatatttgatttaaactaaaatataattttattgttgctcaAATACGATACAGAATATTGCGATAAGAACAGACAAATCAGCCTAAAAACATTTAGAAATGTATTgattaaatgtaatatataatCATATCATATGTGACATTACAAATATACTCTATTCGTAGATTTGTGATTAGGCTGCAATTGGGCAGTTTTAGATATAGTATCGCAAATAGTGCGACAACAGATACAAGGtgataaatttacaaaaaaacccTATAGCTATACAATGTAATGGCGTGTTATTGCgcaataatatcaaatttatatt harbors:
- the LOC117783272 gene encoding uncharacterized protein LOC117783272 isoform X1, translating into MSSTPSSDAVAKLAKPATPSPSLKVYDFDFTGTKFEMDASISEEERRFYLKMYPTVDIVNQRKVHCTVCRTHIGTAANSESNIKMHPILRVTHCVKCHDFYNSGEFSKGEDGSELYCRWCGQGGEVYCCSTCPFVFCKSCIVKNLSRGVIVDIEQNENWNCFKCTSKILWPLRAQHWALVNYIETQKNGLQTIPLPEGELRRLMSKDGSNCCRLAKAKANSLSDSMESLESNASKRSHASSVNSAKKASKPQGPPAKRPKSSNDEVVCTPDLLSMLEPDCQISVAQKPAARNVAPSSNITTTPRIMTVQQNYTGPSPTPGPSTSISNGNTSVTPRSSLPPPLVLSSSGMRYRQPAAPASVVRRTVVPNAIRTPGPVFHTINGFRVDLNSAAQQDSYRLPNGRLIQVKRQVPLGGQPSTTLASAPLSVSPQVIIRQRPAPPQPRMMSNNPGFGSNMGIYNPQTNQQQRAPQIVRVNNGSQVHSVNLPPTSSATTAPNSNGGTTIMMTPASVAKGPTLVRHMFPNTAIGTARSQLQDQIFNAMEICTHLTGKLQTLTHSNAYNQARSYTDLKELYIHLSYLMTYAIGRFKQRQDKCLVDMREMGFKNDANSLENGQLAAAVDYVCYGQLDDVDLFNTGCNSFHNQVYEYRKSLHANLKDGETLEPLPPLLPLGVRAEGDPKDEDDEQDVNPEADNENDEPADDYNEDLNDEADDVDDVDDDDDDLDDEYDALGTEESMNRNEQAHAYDRKLTRLLREYPSIWCTRYPDYGKMEVTRKQWRVIASHFPRGDDIKLRWKNVRKRYVRIERLVKLGRRFKGYFDKATNYLANRDLPRSEWLPVDCGEDDGDGFERKQLDAIENTIHKENQDTAVPIKTTTRLPVRPLEVRPIDLRIINFAKSHPVLWRKSADPEFNSIDEQTRKSLWQNFWKSAQNYRCEYIVERWQQMYEMYKSFRLKTIKDKRAFANLELKYSKYLANLYFLYKIDEQDLRDEFEPLQDCGQLADGPASNTAGKLKDMIDDRQFVQQLVLAMRAYPTLWNPRHVDYNDVAARERLWAEIARRLPRFRRDASACKLRWQMAKFAYECYCRELERQPRPNEKTLHKLRTNFPLEEMRYLNA
- the LOC117783272 gene encoding uncharacterized protein LOC117783272 isoform X3; the protein is MSSTPSSDAVAKLAKPATPSPSLKVYDFDFTGTKFEMDASISEEERRFYLKMYPTVDIVNQRKVHCTVCRTHIGTAANSESNIKMHPILRVTHCVKCHDFYNSGEFSKGEDGSELYCRWCGQGGEVYCCSTCPFVFCKSCIVKNLSRGVIVDIEQNENWNCFKCTSKILWPLRAQHWALVNYIETQKNGLQTIPLPEGELRRLMSKDGSNCCRLAKAKANSLSDSMESLESNASKRSHASSVNSAKKASKPQGPPAKRPKSSNDEVVCTPDLLSMLEPDCQISVAQKPAARNVAPSSNITTTPRIMTVQQNYTGPSPTPGPSTSISNGNTSVTPRSSLPPPLVLSSSGMRYRQPAAPASVVRRTVVPNAIRTPGPVFHTINGFRVDLNSAAQQDSYRLPNGRLIQVKRQVPLGGQPSTTLASAPLSVSPQVIIRQRPAPPQPRMMSNNPGFGSNMGIYNPQTNQQQRAPQIVRVNNGSQVHSVNLPPTSSATTAPNSNGGTTIMMTPASVAKGPTLVRHMFPNTAIGTARSQLQDQIFNAMEICTHLTGKLQTLTHSNAYNQARSYTDLKELYIHLSYLMTYAIGRFKQRQDKCLVDMREMGFKNDANSLENGQLAAEKQASDDEDNEIEIVEPKTDTITIDSDNEEERPSTSAAINLPKGLRITSVKSAAAAEALVKKDPVTNTMDMDTDIDVAAFSSTILASLLEVDITEGSGEVKTKPSVSPGGTVHKKQPRKKTTNKPNPALLHLERQRMEEIKKNDAKLKMKVIVKLRRAEEEHEVARKWIEEQKKIATEKVEKHNLESEIENKTKSKSVGNNESTETLNDKSDLSYEEATEKNHDKLNESKDMDTRSNEEKTKTSEEKLPSTKKSPKEIDTLDSKETTSSKDTESIKTADEVNKLTEVLIEKDFKSSEDKKETENIDSTRNELPAEEAMETETSEDYTSKTTENIKSAVDNADDIEASNEVNKNDLLVSESDTIDGIAGDDGSTKCDSITSATKTVDEKNPAENAEKDSSKTDSVLPAEKEDEEITATNAENVENIKAESETRKTQATVGATNVETEAKDVEEPSGENTKNSSEKAPTSLATF
- the LOC117783272 gene encoding uncharacterized protein LOC117783272 isoform X2 yields the protein MSSTPSSDAVAKLAKPATPSPSLKVYDFDFTGTKFEMDASISEEERRFYLKMYPTVDIVNQRKVHCTVCRTHIGTAANSESNIKMHPILRVTHCVKCHDFYNSGEFSKGEDGSELYCRWCGQGGEVYCCSTCPFVFCKSCIVKNLSRGVIVDIEQNENWNCFKCTSKILWPLRAQHWALVNYIETQKNGLQTIPLPEGELRRLMSKDGSNCCRLAKAKANSLSDSMESLESNASKRSHASSVNSAKKASKPQGPPAKRPKSSNDEVVCTPDLLSMLEPDCQISVAQKPAARNVAPSSNITTTPRIMTVQQNYTGPSPTPGPSTSISNGNTSVTPRSSLPPPLVLSSSGMRYRQPAAPASVVRRTVVPNAIRTPGPVFHTINGFRVDLNSAAQQDSYRLPNGRLIQVKRQVPLGGQPSTTLASAPLSVSPQVIIRQRPAPPQPRMMSNNPGFGSNMGIYNPQTNQQQRAPQIVRVNNGSQVHSVNLPPTSSATTAPNSNGGTTIMMTPASVAKGPTLVRHMFPNTAIGTARSQLQDQIFNAMEICTHLTGKLQTLTHSNAYNQARSYTDLKELYIHLSYLMTYAIGRFKQRQDKCLVDMREMGFKNDANSLENGQLAAEKQASDDEDNEIEIVEPKTDTITIDSDNEEERPSTSAAINLPKGLRITSVKSAAAAEALVKKDPVTNTMDMDTDIDVAAFSSTILASLLEVDITEGSGEVKTKPSVSPGGTVHKKQPRKKTTNKPNPALLHLERQRMEEIKKNDAKLKMKVIVKLRRAEEEHEVARKWIEEQKKIATEKVEKHNLESEIENKTKSKSVGNNESTETLNDKSDLSYEEATEKNHDKLNESKDMDTRSNEEKTKTSEEKLPSTKKSPKEIDTLDSKETTSSKDTESIKTADEVNKLTEVLIEKDFKSSEDKKETENIDSTRNELPAEEAMETETSEDYTSKTTENIKSAVDNADDIEASNEVNKNDLLVSESDTIDGIAGDDGSTKCDSITSATKTVDEKNPAENAEKDSSKTDSVLPAEKEDEEITATNAENVENIKAESETRKTQATVGATNVETEAKDVEEPSGENTKNSSEKAPTSLATCKDSESSSTPLLTETKSDSKSDAV
- the LOC117784695 gene encoding proteasome inhibitor PI31 subunit, coding for MEPASSKSTADALGSDFFYGWDLLYKTVDGIIDKKADVLMVLAHFLLTKHYKFRCVGIGDDKTLPEDEDGSELMPDHWNGDNTKYSLRYVHNKALYLLLGHITEDALIVNLLDINTKNVSNICITPESLVVEVKGTIAKVMPTATDIVERFRKELCDPVFTGNSREATTQTQTSQSPAPTTDPLRIGEPRRPGSFMPHGFEPRPFGFPDVGRGDLDPLGRGPGNLYSFGPNSGLARFDPFSPIPPRGPGSMGPNPDHMRPPNWNPDYYM